The window CTCTAATTTCACAAGCATTGTGTCATATGGAGGTGCCACTGATAGACAATCCACTATTTAACTGATGCAGACGGCACCTgataaaatttttttctctcccaagAAAAATGGCATTTTCCAGCTTGAAACATCTTCAGCATATGTATACTCGCATTATCAATGCTTCTGTCTTTCTAACATGGATAGGTATTATCAGCGCTAAGCTGTTGATATtcagctccatctctccaaGCCGGTATCAGTCGATTTTTAGCGGAACAGACCGGGACGCCGGGGCTCCCGCTAAAAAATCCGGCTTCCGACGAATCAGCGCCGTCCAATTTCCATCACgggcattttttttctcaggCTGCGCATTGGACCGTTGCAGCCTCAGGCCACGACCAAAACTTTCGGCAATTCATCGCACCCAGTTTAGCCCAGAGACGGTCCAGCCAAGCAAACGGGCGAAAAGACCTCAAAACCAACCACAACCGTCCTCGggtctccctctcttctccttctccgtTGTTCACGATGGCGCCTCTCGCAACTGCTTCCCGCCTGTGTGTGCGCTCGGCCGCCGTGGCCAAGCCCGCCGTGCGCGCGCTGAGCTCGACTGCTGTGCGCCAGGCCGATGCCCCTGCTCCCGGAGCAGCCTCATACACCAGTCCCTTCAAGGGCGAGTCCAAGGCCAACAAGATCCCGGACTTCAGCAAGTACATGTCCAAGGGCAGCGAGACCTCCAACAAGCTCTTCTCGTACTTCATGGTCGGCACAATGGGagccatcaccgccgccgGAGCCAAGAGCACTGTTCAAGGTGGGTTTGGATGTTGATAGCCTTCGTTTGTGGGAGGCGGGGTGGGATTTATTTGGAGGAATTGGGAATATTTGGAGAGCTGCCATGAGCTTTGAGCAGCCATTGGAGCTTGTGGGAGCTGGGCGGGAAGCAATTGGGCTGTTTTCAAATACTGGAAGTTGAAACTGAAGCTAACACGTGGGGGGTCTTTAGAATTCCTCGTCAACATGTCCGCCTCTGCTGACGttttggccatggccaaggtCGAGGTCGACCTCAACACCATCCCCGAGGGCAAGAACGTGAGCACAATCCTGAAATTTTCCCAATCCCCCTAGTTGTACACGCCCGCAAAGCTGACCAATCCTCTCACATTAATTAGGTCATCATCAAATGGCGAGGCAAGCCCGTCTTCATCCGCCACCGAACCCAGGACGAGATCGACCAGGCCAACAAAGTCAACGTCGCCTCCCTCCGAGACCCCCAATCCGATGAGGACCGTGTCAAGCGCCCCGAGTGGCTGGTCATGCTGGGTGTCTGCACCCACCTGGGTTGTGTCCCCATTGGTGAGGCCGGTGACTATGGTGGCTGGTTCTGCCCTTGCCACGGCTCCCACTACGACATCTCTGGCCGGATACGAAAGGGCCCCGCCCCTCTGAACCTGGAGATCCCCGAGTACGACTTCCCCGAGGATGGCAAGCTTGTCATTGGTTAAACAATTCGCGGATTTTGTACAAAGGTGTGTTGGGTAGAAAAGAGacggaagaggagggaaCTGTCCTGTCGCAGCAAAAACGATGTAACAGTATCGACGAAGAGGTCCTGCGAGACAAAAGTAAATGGGCGAGGAGAGACAGCTCCCGGggaaataaaacttataattcGTCATggaattttaaaagaaaaaaaaccataGATTCTCTCTGGGCGGTCAAAGTCTATagtgggatgggatgggatgcgCTTGAATGAGGGAGAGACGGGGCGTCTCATGTTGCTGGGAATGGGACACAAATTCCTTGTTTCTTAGACGTGAGCCATGTGCAGCAttgtataaaataaaaaagattatacTAAACAGAACGCTGATCTTTGAGTTGAGAAATGGAGAATGAAGTATATGCAAGATATTACAATTTTGAGGCATTTGaaaattatttctttttttatctattCTCTCATACCCAGTTGATCCCCAAAAATCCCATTCTTATACACAACCACAGAAATTTAGTGTCCGtggccatcatcctcctccatctgctCCGGATCCAGCTTGATCAATGTGTCAATTCGCATGATACTGATACAAGCCTCGACCGCACTCTTCAGCTGCCTAACCTTGCTTATGCTAGGCTCCAAAACGCCCAGCTTAATCTCGTCAACGACCTTGCCCTTGGTGAGATCCAGACCGTAGTTCTTgtagctcttcttcttagcAATCGACTTCTCGTCCTCGTTAGCGTCGCCCTCCTGGACGCGCTGTGACAGGGCGTGTCTGGAGCGTAGCTGGGCGACGAGCTCAGCAGCGTCCTTGGCGGCGTTGAT is drawn from Trichoderma asperellum chromosome 4, complete sequence and contains these coding sequences:
- a CDS encoding uncharacterized protein (BUSCO:EOG092D3IQU), with protein sequence MAPLATASRLCVRSAAVAKPAVRALSSTAVRQADAPAPGAASYTSPFKGESKANKIPDFSKYMSKGSETSNKLFSYFMVGTMGAITAAGAKSTVQEFLVNMSASADVLAMAKVEVDLNTIPEGKNVIIKWRGKPVFIRHRTQDEIDQANKVNVASLRDPQSDEDRVKRPEWLVMLGVCTHLGCVPIGEAGDYGGWFCPCHGSHYDISGRIRKGPAPLNLEIPEYDFPEDGKLVIG